In the Deltaproteobacteria bacterium genome, one interval contains:
- a CDS encoding putative toxin-antitoxin system toxin component, PIN family, whose product MKAVFDTNVLIAAFLTEGICAKLLIRARRRDFDMILCDGILQDFKRVLKKKFAASPHEMSEALLILSAAAQDIIGQTDPIVPICRDSDDDLILACARDAVADYVVTGDEDLLVLKDYEGISILNPREFEKLFPD is encoded by the coding sequence ATGAAGGCAGTTTTCGATACGAACGTCCTTATCGCCGCCTTCCTCACGGAGGGAATCTGTGCCAAGCTCCTGATCCGGGCACGCAGGCGGGATTTCGACATGATTTTATGCGATGGAATACTTCAGGATTTTAAGCGTGTCCTTAAGAAAAAGTTTGCCGCCTCTCCTCATGAAATGTCCGAAGCACTGCTTATTCTATCTGCGGCCGCGCAGGACATTATCGGACAGACTGATCCAATTGTGCCCATTTGTAGAGATTCGGATGACGACTTGATTCTGGCCTGTGCCAGAGATGCTGTTGCAGACTACGTCGTTACCGGAGATGAAGACTTATTGGTTTTGAAGGATTATGAGGGCATAAGCATCCTAAACCCCAGGGAATTTGAAAAGCTTTTTCCAGATTGA
- a CDS encoding ribbon-helix-helix protein, CopG family — protein sequence MRTVLSVSLPDNVAAELEAIAKEMGRNKSDIVKESLGLFLWETKFRNVKKKLSIKAKASGVVTEEDVFKAVS from the coding sequence ATGAGAACAGTCTTGTCGGTAAGCTTGCCGGATAACGTGGCGGCAGAACTTGAAGCCATTGCCAAAGAAATGGGCAGGAACAAGAGTGACATTGTAAAAGAATCCTTAGGATTATTTCTTTGGGAAACGAAGTTCCGCAATGTAAAGAAGAAACTGTCCATCAAGGCTAAGGCTTCCGGTGTTGTTACCGAGGAGGATGTCTTTAAGGCGGTATCATGA
- a CDS encoding carbonic anhydrase, giving the protein MIGKNVKTDFNATVSEPVIDPSSYVHPLAAVIGNVILGKNIMVSPTASLRGDEGQPIYVGDDSNVQDGVVIHALETEVDGKPVEKNLYEVNGKKYAVYVGSSVSLAHQTQIHGPAVVMDDTFVGMKVLVFKSFVGRNCVIEPAAVLMGVKIADGRYVPVGSVVKTQADADKLPAITPDYPLKDMNKGVLHVNKALAKGYLAAEKK; this is encoded by the coding sequence ATGATTGGAAAAAATGTTAAAACTGATTTCAACGCGACTGTATCCGAACCTGTTATTGATCCATCGTCCTATGTTCATCCGTTGGCCGCGGTTATCGGCAACGTAATTTTGGGGAAAAATATCATGGTATCGCCAACGGCATCACTTCGCGGTGATGAAGGGCAGCCCATTTATGTTGGTGATGATTCCAATGTGCAGGATGGCGTCGTGATCCATGCTCTGGAAACGGAAGTTGACGGCAAACCCGTGGAAAAAAATCTTTATGAGGTCAACGGCAAAAAATACGCGGTTTACGTTGGCAGCTCCGTATCGCTTGCGCATCAGACGCAGATTCATGGTCCGGCAGTAGTTATGGACGATACTTTTGTAGGTATGAAAGTGCTGGTCTTCAAGTCTTTTGTCGGCCGGAATTGTGTGATTGAACCGGCAGCGGTGTTGATGGGGGTGAAAATTGCCGATGGCCGTTATGTGCCGGTGGGATCGGTTGTCAAGACTCAAGCCGATGCCGATAAGCTGCCTGCTATTACTCCCGATTATCCGCTCAAAGACATGAATAAGGGTGTCTTGCACGTGAACAAAGCTCTGGCAAAAGGCTATCTGGCGGCAGAAAAGAAATAA
- a CDS encoding tetratricopeptide repeat protein, with protein MKDFQYALMLIEARKYEGAKDLLEELLQSDPGNKDVLYNLGMCYTEMDEPEKAIETLSECVRYYPHYSNAYVALGFAYSRLDEDEKAKDNFLRALEIEPSNPYALRNLGGLYGKESDYERAVQCLEKSFLINPDDQQTAYGLGYSYFYMGRTDKADKYFTAAIDLNESTKIAAMAKDFRREIAEINLKAKGFRTDAMFFCLSALQFFNDKTQEQVKQVAFEIGDKGRQGLDINNPEKKYTLNSMDGSFTALQLVSYMFVGFKMIDPQLDIGLDLSEEYQQALNLFSKESSRGYTLH; from the coding sequence ATGAAAGACTTTCAGTACGCGTTAATGCTGATCGAAGCCCGGAAGTATGAGGGCGCTAAGGATCTGCTTGAGGAGCTGCTCCAGAGCGATCCCGGAAATAAGGACGTTCTGTACAATCTCGGCATGTGCTATACGGAAATGGACGAACCCGAAAAGGCCATAGAAACCCTGTCTGAATGCGTAAGGTATTACCCCCACTATTCGAATGCTTATGTGGCGCTTGGATTTGCCTATTCACGGCTTGATGAGGATGAAAAGGCCAAGGATAATTTCCTGAGGGCTCTCGAGATCGAACCTTCAAATCCCTATGCCCTCAGGAACCTGGGCGGTCTTTATGGCAAAGAAAGCGATTACGAAAGGGCTGTCCAGTGCCTGGAGAAGTCATTTTTAATCAATCCGGATGACCAGCAGACGGCATACGGCCTCGGCTACAGTTATTTTTACATGGGGAGAACCGATAAGGCCGACAAGTATTTCACCGCCGCAATAGATCTGAACGAATCTACCAAGATTGCCGCCATGGCAAAAGATTTCAGGAGAGAGATAGCCGAAATCAACCTGAAGGCAAAAGGTTTCCGAACAGACGCCATGTTTTTCTGTCTTTCAGCCCTTCAATTCTTCAATGATAAAACACAAGAACAGGTCAAACAGGTTGCCTTTGAGATTGGTGACAAGGGCAGACAGGGACTTGATATCAATAATCCCGAAAAGAAATATACGCTCAATTCCATGGACGGTTCTTTTACAGCGTTGCAACTCGTCAGCTACATGTTCGTGGGTTTCAAGATGATTGACCCGCAACTAGATATCGGATTAGATTTGTCCGAGGAATACCAGCAGGCCCTAAACCTGTTCAGTAAGGAAAGCTCGCGTGGATATACGCTTCATTGA
- a CDS encoding HNH endonuclease: MNKWTIEELKLALALYCQIPFGKMHSRNPDVIRLADKIGRTASAVAMKLVNFASLDPEITASGRTGLGNASATDKMVWETFQTDWDNELLKATKDLPDFKILSYEDTEEPLVISGDTTRKAEVEIRMKQSIFRRMILSSYAGVCCISGLSEPKLLIASHIVPWNKDSENRLNPRNGLCLSVLHDKAFDRGLITVLPDYTVVVSKEITKLTDDRFAQITLVANNGQKIKMPEKFRPLPEFLTWHNQNMFKQ; encoded by the coding sequence ATGAATAAATGGACTATTGAGGAACTGAAACTTGCGCTTGCGCTGTATTGCCAAATTCCCTTTGGCAAAATGCACTCCAGAAACCCCGATGTTATCAGATTAGCAGATAAAATAGGCAGAACAGCTTCTGCTGTTGCCATGAAGTTGGTGAATTTTGCAAGTCTCGACCCAGAAATAACAGCGTCTGGCAGGACAGGTCTTGGAAATGCTTCTGCAACGGATAAAATGGTTTGGGAAACATTCCAAACTGATTGGGATAATGAGTTGCTAAAAGCAACAAAGGATCTTCCTGATTTTAAAATTCTTTCTTACGAGGATACTGAAGAACCGCTTGTTATTTCTGGCGACACGACTCGTAAGGCTGAAGTAGAAATCAGAATGAAGCAATCCATTTTCCGGCGCATGATTTTAAGCAGCTATGCTGGCGTATGTTGTATAAGTGGCCTTTCCGAGCCAAAACTACTCATTGCGAGCCATATTGTTCCGTGGAACAAGGACAGTGAAAATCGGCTGAATCCGCGCAATGGCTTATGCCTATCAGTTTTACATGATAAGGCGTTTGACAGAGGATTGATTACCGTTTTGCCTGATTATACTGTCGTTGTATCAAAGGAAATTACCAAATTAACAGACGATCGTTTTGCTCAAATCACACTTGTGGCAAATAACGGCCAAAAGATCAAAATGCCGGAAAAATTTCGTCCATTACCGGAATTTTTAACATGGCATAACCAGAATATGTTCAAACAATAA
- a CDS encoding tetratricopeptide repeat protein, producing the protein MKLSIPLKDIMLAPGKRFDPAEHSEQDVTTRIKKLYGMIAQVMNIVIDNGMAHIEFRDATPEKFAEAMKKLARGVDEAGKSRLPEALKLFQEVLAVIPENVAARRNMAKIYLEQGKLEKAKQHLQECLQIAPTDAYSYVMLGNIYLHHENNLDVAAFYYEKCLELYPDDAMVLTNYAGLMTQKQEFQKAEILFKKAIKIHNVPNAYYGLALLYRMAGELEESKSVLETMFARIPQQTLARDHAGIYAEANALYSELSKEKKH; encoded by the coding sequence ATGAAATTATCCATTCCCCTGAAAGATATTATGCTCGCCCCCGGCAAACGGTTTGATCCGGCGGAACATAGTGAACAGGACGTTACTACCCGCATCAAGAAACTTTATGGCATGATTGCGCAAGTAATGAATATCGTGATTGACAATGGAATGGCTCACATTGAATTCCGGGACGCGACACCGGAGAAATTTGCCGAAGCCATGAAGAAGCTGGCAAGGGGAGTTGACGAGGCCGGGAAAAGCAGGCTCCCCGAGGCTCTGAAACTATTTCAGGAGGTCCTCGCCGTTATTCCCGAAAACGTGGCCGCCCGCCGCAATATGGCCAAGATTTACCTGGAGCAAGGCAAACTGGAAAAAGCAAAACAGCACCTGCAAGAATGTTTGCAGATCGCTCCGACAGATGCCTACAGCTACGTAATGCTGGGTAACATCTATTTGCATCACGAAAACAACCTGGACGTAGCCGCTTTCTATTACGAGAAATGTCTGGAGCTCTATCCCGACGATGCCATGGTCTTGACCAACTACGCCGGCTTGATGACGCAAAAGCAAGAGTTTCAAAAGGCGGAGATCCTTTTCAAGAAGGCCATCAAGATCCATAATGTCCCAAACGCCTATTACGGTCTGGCTCTTCTTTATCGGATGGCAGGAGAACTTGAAGAAAGTAAAAGCGTTCTGGAAACGATGTTTGCCCGGATACCTCAGCAAACTTTAGCAAGAGACCATGCTGGGATATACGCGGAAGCCAATGCCCTATACAGTGAATTGAGCAAAGAGAAGAAACATTGA
- the dcm gene encoding DNA (cytosine-5-)-methyltransferase — protein MDKNPVPLIKKAVDVHGLETVADNMGKSPRTIRRWMAYETKMSVNDCRVMEQLYLDLYEASPKKADFTFIDLFAGIGGLRLGFEDIGGQCIFTSEWDAYSQKTYRANFNDNHELAGDINDIMGDIRKHIPVSPDVLLAGFPCQPFSIAGVSKKNALGRPHGFACKEQGNLFFHIASILAELRPPAFLLENVKNLERHDKGNTFRVIMDTLVNKLEYKVHYKVIDAKGFVPQHRERIFIVGFDGDTGFTWDDLNLPDPKALTLKDILQPATEVDSKYILSDHLWRYLQDYAAKHKAAGHGFGFGLTGENETTRPLTPRYFKDGSEILVYRGTGKNPRRLTPRECARLMGFRDDFKIPVSDLQAYKQFGNASVVPVIREIARTMNPHILEAAKKNSDNLAIFLMTDQPETCGICGARTNWIDYKNGQQLHTCPSCNYIYLLEECDE, from the coding sequence ATGGATAAAAATCCCGTCCCACTTATCAAAAAAGCAGTTGATGTACATGGTCTGGAGACTGTAGCCGACAATATGGGCAAATCTCCGCGAACCATCAGGCGATGGATGGCCTACGAGACGAAAATGTCGGTAAATGACTGCCGGGTTATGGAGCAGCTCTACCTTGATCTCTATGAAGCATCTCCGAAAAAAGCTGATTTTACGTTCATTGACCTGTTTGCCGGAATAGGCGGGCTCCGGTTGGGGTTTGAAGATATCGGCGGACAATGCATTTTCACCAGTGAATGGGATGCATATTCACAGAAAACGTACCGGGCCAACTTCAACGACAATCACGAACTTGCCGGTGATATAAACGACATCATGGGAGATATCAGAAAACATATTCCGGTCTCTCCCGATGTCTTGCTGGCCGGTTTTCCCTGTCAGCCTTTTTCCATTGCCGGCGTCAGCAAAAAGAATGCCTTGGGCCGTCCGCATGGTTTCGCATGCAAGGAGCAGGGCAACCTGTTTTTCCATATTGCCTCTATCCTTGCTGAATTGCGGCCGCCTGCCTTCCTGCTGGAAAATGTCAAGAACCTCGAACGGCATGACAAAGGGAACACTTTCCGGGTCATCATGGATACCTTGGTGAATAAACTGGAATACAAGGTTCATTACAAGGTGATAGATGCAAAGGGGTTTGTTCCCCAACACCGGGAACGGATTTTTATTGTCGGATTCGATGGCGATACCGGCTTTACCTGGGATGATCTCAACCTGCCGGACCCGAAAGCCCTGACCCTGAAAGACATCCTTCAGCCTGCCACGGAGGTTGACAGCAAGTACATCCTGTCAGACCACCTGTGGCGCTATCTGCAAGACTATGCAGCAAAGCACAAGGCTGCCGGTCACGGGTTCGGTTTCGGGTTGACGGGAGAAAATGAAACTACCCGACCATTGACGCCACGATATTTCAAGGATGGCAGTGAAATACTTGTCTATCGAGGAACAGGAAAGAATCCGCGGCGTTTGACACCTCGCGAGTGTGCTCGGCTGATGGGATTCCGGGATGACTTCAAAATCCCGGTCTCAGATTTGCAAGCTTACAAACAATTCGGCAACGCATCCGTAGTGCCAGTTATTAGGGAGATTGCAAGAACGATGAATCCGCATATATTGGAAGCGGCGAAAAAAAACAGCGATAATTTGGCTATATTTTTGATGACAGACCAGCCCGAAACTTGTGGAATATGTGGCGCGCGAACTAACTGGATTGACTACAAAAACGGTCAACAACTGCATACTTGTCCAAGCTGCAATTACATCTATCTGCTGGAGGAATGTGATGAATAA
- the coaE gene encoding dephospho-CoA kinase (Dephospho-CoA kinase (CoaE) performs the final step in coenzyme A biosynthesis.) has translation MLNVGMTGGIASGKTTVAQVFVALGAHLIDFDKLAHEVQEPGKPAWNEIVKFCGDGILNQDDTINRNILAQIVFTDKKKLEALNNIVHPLVFDLWHERLDKIKRQQEQAIILSDVPLLFEEKMQYLFDLTMLILISPEEQIFRLMGRNGLSYDEAQLRLKNQMPIVDKIGLADIVIDNSGDVSQTKEKAAAIWQQLKAREENKDTISGLFPIGRPEKNI, from the coding sequence ATGTTAAACGTGGGAATGACAGGCGGGATTGCCTCCGGCAAAACGACGGTAGCTCAGGTGTTTGTGGCGCTGGGGGCTCATCTGATTGATTTCGATAAGCTGGCGCATGAAGTGCAGGAACCGGGAAAGCCGGCCTGGAATGAAATTGTCAAGTTTTGCGGCGACGGCATTCTCAATCAGGATGATACAATTAACCGCAATATATTAGCTCAAATTGTTTTTACGGACAAAAAAAAACTTGAAGCCCTGAACAATATTGTCCATCCGCTTGTTTTTGATCTTTGGCATGAACGATTGGATAAAATCAAAAGGCAGCAAGAGCAGGCCATTATTTTATCTGATGTTCCATTGTTATTTGAAGAAAAGATGCAATATCTTTTTGATCTGACAATGCTGATTTTAATATCTCCTGAAGAACAAATATTCCGGCTGATGGGACGAAATGGTCTGTCTTATGATGAAGCCCAGTTAAGACTAAAAAACCAGATGCCCATCGTGGACAAGATCGGGCTTGCCGATATTGTAATTGATAATTCAGGCGATGTTTCACAAACTAAAGAAAAAGCGGCGGCAATCTGGCAGCAGCTCAAGGCGCGGGAAGAAAATAAAGATACAATTTCAGGCTTATTCCCAATTGGACGCCCCGAGAAAAATATATAA